One window from the genome of Natronomonas pharaonis DSM 2160 encodes:
- a CDS encoding quinone oxidoreductase family protein, translating into MKAATVTEYGEADVLEVTDRERPRPGEGEVLIEVEAAGINFADIMQRRGHYQGGPSPEYVPGMEVAGTIAEVGDGVNREAGEAVVSLVNGGGYAEYATADARGLLDIPGDLSFEEAAGFPVQWLTAHNCLHEWGGLEADETVLVHAAAGGVGSAAVQLADEAGAAVIGTASTEEKLSMASDLGMDHGIQYTEEDFVDRVNEITDGDGVDLVLDGIGSDTSDRSLQALRSFGRMVSYGAAGGEPGRPNTADLLFSNQRVIGYHLGRAIEQKPMKVMGAVPELTQLLGEGTLEVQVGHTFDLEEAASAHQFIEDRKSSGKVVLVP; encoded by the coding sequence ATGAAAGCAGCAACCGTAACTGAATACGGCGAGGCCGATGTACTGGAGGTAACCGACCGCGAACGTCCACGCCCGGGTGAGGGCGAGGTGCTTATCGAAGTTGAGGCGGCCGGCATCAACTTCGCTGACATCATGCAGCGCCGCGGCCATTATCAGGGCGGCCCCTCCCCCGAGTACGTGCCCGGAATGGAGGTTGCCGGCACCATCGCCGAGGTTGGCGACGGCGTCAACCGTGAGGCAGGCGAAGCGGTCGTCTCGCTCGTCAACGGTGGCGGCTACGCGGAGTACGCTACCGCCGACGCCCGTGGGCTGCTGGATATCCCCGGGGACCTAAGCTTCGAGGAGGCCGCCGGCTTCCCCGTCCAGTGGCTCACCGCTCACAACTGTCTCCACGAGTGGGGCGGCCTCGAAGCCGACGAGACGGTTCTGGTCCACGCCGCCGCTGGCGGCGTCGGGAGTGCGGCCGTCCAGCTGGCCGACGAGGCCGGCGCTGCGGTCATCGGCACCGCCTCTACCGAGGAGAAACTCTCGATGGCGTCCGACCTCGGGATGGACCACGGCATCCAGTACACCGAGGAGGACTTCGTCGACCGTGTCAACGAGATTACCGACGGCGACGGCGTCGACCTCGTGCTCGACGGCATCGGCAGCGACACCTCCGACCGGAGCCTGCAGGCGCTGCGGTCGTTCGGCCGCATGGTCTCCTACGGCGCCGCCGGCGGCGAACCGGGGCGGCCGAACACCGCCGACCTGCTGTTTTCCAACCAGCGCGTCATCGGCTACCATCTCGGGCGCGCAATCGAACAGAAGCCGATGAAGGTGATGGGTGCAGTGCCGGAGCTAACCCAGCTACTCGGTGAGGGGACACTTGAGGTACAGGTCGGCCACACCTTCGACCTCGAAGAAGCCGCCTCGGCCCACCAGTTCATCGAAGACCGCAAATCGAGCGGGAAGGTCGTCCTCGTTCCCTGA